The following are encoded in a window of Phaseolus vulgaris cultivar G19833 chromosome 3, P. vulgaris v2.0, whole genome shotgun sequence genomic DNA:
- the LOC137808429 gene encoding beta-galactosidase 3: METTSFSILLLFFLLASLSLSSHAAVTYDRKAILINGQRRILFSGSIHYPRSTPDMWEDLIFKAKEGGLDVVETYVFWNVHEPSPGNYNFEGRYDLVRFVKTIQKAGLYAHLRIGPYVCAEWNFGGFPVWLKYVPGISFRTDNEPFKRAMQGFTEKIVGMMKSEQLFESQGGPIILSQIENEYGAQSKLQGAAGQNYVNWAAKMAVEMGTGVPWVMCKEDDAPDPVINTCNGFYCDKFTPNRPYKPLIWTEAWSGWFTEFGGPIHQRPVQDLAFAAARFIIRGGSFVNYYMYHGGTNFGRTAGGPFIATSYDYDAPLDEYGLIRQPKYGHLKELHRAIKMCERALVSTDAIVTSLGESQQAHVYTTESGECAAFLSNYDSKSSVRVMFNNMHYNLPPWSVSILPDCRNVVFNTAKVGVQTSQMQMLPTNTQMFSWESFDEDIYSVEDSSAITAPGLLEQINVTKDESDYLWYITSVDIGSSESFLHGGELPTLLVQSTGHAVHVFINGQLSGSAFGTREYRRFKYTDKVNLRAGTNRIALLSVAIGLPNVGEHFESWNTGILGPVALHGLDQGKWDLSGQKWTYQVGLKGEAMDLASPNGISNVAWMQSAIVVQKNQPLTWHRTSFDAPEGDEPLALDMEGMGKGQIWINGQSIGRYWTAFATGNCNDCNYAGSFRPPKCQLGCGQPTQRWYHVPRSWLKPTQNLLVIFEELGGDPSKISLVKRSVSSVCADVSEFHPNIKNWHIESYGKSEEFRPPKVHLHCSPGQTISSIKFASFGTPLGTCGNYVQGACHSPASYATLEKRCVGKSRCTITVSNSNFGQDPCPNVLKRLSVEAVCAPSATNWRG, translated from the exons ATGGAAACCACCTCGTTTTCCATCCTACTGTTGTTTTTCCTCTTGGCTTCTTTGTCTTTGAGTTCTCATGCTGCTGTCACCTACGACAGAAAGGCCATTCTCATCAATGGCCAAAGGAGAATCCTCTTCTCCGGCTCCATACATTACCCCAGAAGCACCCCTGAT ATGTGGGAAGATCTGATTTTTAAGGCCAAAGAGGGAGGGCTTGATGTGGTTGAAACCTACGTCTTCTGGAATGTTCATGAGCCTTCTCCGGGCAAT TACAATTTCGAAGGGAGGTATGATCTGGTGAGATTCGTGAAGACTATACAAAAAGCAGGGCTTTACGCTCATCTCCGCATTGGACCTTATGTCTGTGCAGAATGGAATTTCGG AGGATTTCCTGTTTGGCTTAAGTATGTTCCGGGGATAAGCTTTAGAACAGACAATGAACCTTTCAAG AGGGCGATGCAAGGATTCACTGAGAAGATTGTGGGGATGATGAAGAGTGAACAACTATTTGAGTCTCAGGGTGGCCCCATTATACTCTCTCAG ATTGAGAATGAGTACGGGGCACAGAGTAAGTTGCAAGGGGCTGCTGGTCAAAACTATGTGAATTGGGCTGCCAAAATGGCTGTGGAGATGGGAACTGGAGTGCCTTGGGTGATGTGCAAGGAAGATGATGCGCCAGATCCAGTG ATAAACACGTGTAATGGCTTCTATTGTGATAAGTTTACTCCAAACAGACCTTATAAGCCTCTGATTTGGACAGAGGCATGGAGTGGCTG GTTTACAGAATTTGGAGGTCCAATCCACCAAAGGCCTGTCCAGGATTTGGCATTTGCAGCTGCTCGATTCATAATAAGAGGAGGGTCCTTTGTAAACTACTACATG TATCATGGAGGAACCAATTTTGGAAGAACAGCTGGAGGTCCTTTCATCGCTACCAGCTATGACTATGATGCTCCACTGGATGAATATG GTTTGATTAGGCAACCGAAATATGGTCATCTAAAGGAGCTTCACAGGGCTATCAAGATGTGTGAGCGAGCTTTGGTTTCGACTGATGCCATTGTTACTTCATTAGGGGAATCCCAGCAG GCACATGTATACACTACGGAATCTGGAGAGTGTGCTGCTTTTCTCTCAAACTATGATTCAAAATCCTCTGTTAGAGTGATGTTCAATAATATGCACTATAACTTACCTCCTTGGTCCGTCAGCATCCTCCCAGATTGTAGAAATGTTGTCTTCAATACTGCAAAA GTTGGAGTGCAAACATCTCAGATGCAAATGTTGCCGACAAATACTCAAATGTTCTCATGGGAAAGTTTTGATGAAGATATTTATTCTGTAGAAGACAGCTCGGCAATCACTGCTCCAGGTCTCCTGGAACAGATAAATGTAACAAAGGATGAAAGTGATTATCTTTGGTATATAACTAG CGTTGATATAGGTTCATCCGAATCCTTTCTACATGGTGGTGAACTACCCACTCTCCTTGTGCAGTCTACAGGCCATGCTGTACATGTTTTCATCAATGGTCAACTTTCTG GTTCTGCCTTTGGAACGAGGGAATATAGAAGATTCAAATACACTGATAAGGTAAACCTTCGTGCTGGAACAAACAGAATAGCTCTGCTCAGTGTTGCCATTGGACTTCCC AATGTAGGAGAACATTTTGAGTCATGGAACACAGGAATCCTAGGTCCAGTTGCACTCCATGGACTTGACCAGGGAAAATGGGACCTTTCAGGGCAGAAATGGACTTATCAG GTTGGGTTGAAAGGAGAGGCCATGGATCTTGCTTCTCCAAATGGTATCTCTAATGTTGCGTGGATGCAGTCAGCAATAGTTGTACAAAAGAACCAGCCATTGACATGGCACAgg ACTTCTTTTGATGCTCCCGAAGGAGACGAACCATTGGCATTGGACATGGAGGGAATGGGTAAAGGTCAGATATGGATTAATGGCCAGAGCATTGGAAGATACTGGACTGCTTTTGCTACTGGTAATTGCAATGACTGTAATTACGCCGGTTCATTTAGACCTCCAAAGTGCCAACTTGGTTGTGGCCAACCAACCCAGCGATG GTACCACGTCCCTCGATCTTGGTTGAAGCCAACACAAAATCTTTTGGTTATTTTCGAGGAACTCGGGGGAGACCCTTCAAAAATCTCGCTAGTGAAGAGATCAGTGAGCAGTGTCTGTGCTGATGTGTCTGAGTTCCACCCAAATATTAAGAATTGGCACATCGAGAGCTATGGTAAGTCAGAAGAGTTCCGTCCACCCAAGGTTCACTTGCACTGCAGCCCTGGCCAGACCATCTCTTCCATTAAATTTGCCAGCTTTGGAACTCCTTTGGGTACATGTGGGAACTACGTACAAGGAGCTTGCCATTCTCCAGCATCCTATGCCACATTGGAGAAG AGATGTGTAGGAAAATCAAGATGCACAATCACTGTGTCAAACAGCAACTTCGGCCAAGACCCATGTCCAAACGTGTTGAAGCGGTTATCAGTTGAAGCTGTTTGCGCTCCAAGTGCTACAAATTGGAGGGGTTGA